In one Emys orbicularis isolate rEmyOrb1 chromosome 1 unlocalized genomic scaffold, rEmyOrb1.hap1 SUPER_1_unloc_2, whole genome shotgun sequence genomic region, the following are encoded:
- the LOC135894761 gene encoding claw keratin-like, with amino-acid sequence MTFSSLCYPECGVARPSPVTGSSNEPCVRQCPDSEVVIRPSPVVVTLPGPILSNFPQQSDVAAVGAPVVGAGFGGSYGLGGLYGYGGHYGGLYGLGRLGGYGGRYGYGGLLGNGGYCGYPGLYGYGGLWGNGGHCGYPGLYGYGGLWGYGGHCGYPGLYGYGGLSGSGVSCHRYLSGSSGPC; translated from the coding sequence atgactttctccagcctgtgctatccagaatgcggGGTGGCCCGACCCAGTCCAGTCACTGGCAGCTCCAACGAgccgtgcgttaggcagtgccctgactccgaagtggtgatcagaccctcaccGGTTGTCGTGACCCTCCCCGGACCAATTCTCAGCAATTTCCCTCAACAGAGCGATGTGGCAGCTGTAGGAGCACCTGTGGTCGGAGCCGGTTTCGGAGGCTCCTATGGTTTGGGGGGATTGTACGGCTATGGAGGCCATTACGGAGGATTGTATGGTTTAGGGAGATTAGGTGGTTACGGTGGCCgttatggttatgggggattattgGGCAATGGGGGATACTGTGGTTACCCAGGCCtttatggttatgggggattatggggaaatgggggacactGCGGTTACCCAGGCCtttatggttatgggggattatgggGATATGGGGGACACTGCGGTTACCCGGGCCtttatggttatgggggattaagTGGTTCCGGGGTATCTTGCCATAGGTACCTGAGTGGAAGCAGTGGGCCATGTTAA